In the Desulfitobacterium hafniense DCB-2 genome, AGTATCTGAGTGGGAACAGAAATCTCCTCATTCAGTGTTGTCTCAGCATAAAATTGACCGGATGGATAGTCAACCTCAAATCTTCGATCCAGGAATTCTATCTTGATCCTATTGCCATCGATGGGGTAACCGGAGTATTCTGATATTTCCTCAAGGGTTGCCTTGCGGAATTTCTCAAGGGCCACATCATGAGCTGCTGAATAATTCATTTCTCATCCTCCCTAAAGTCAACTTGCTTTTGCCATGCCTCGGCACATTCCTAAATTGTTTCCCAATTCCTTGTATATTCTTTTCAGACTTTTGTTTTTCCTCCTTATCCATAAAGAAACTTGGCCTGACCCTGCATTAAAACCATCAGTAAAAGAGAAAATACCCAGGAGACCCATTATGTATACGCTTAGGGTATACTCTCAGGAGGCTGTCATGCTTGAGCTTAAAGACATTAAAAAGACCTATCGGGTAGGGGATATCGAAACGAAGGCTCTTGATGGTATCAACCTTTCCTTTCGGGATAAAGAGTTTGTGGCTATATTGGGTACCAGCGGCTCCGGAAAGACCACCTGCTTAAACATGATCGGCGGACTGGATCATTACGATTCAGGAGACTTGATTATCAAAGGGAAAAGCACCAAAGCCTTTAAAGAGTATGAATGGGATGCCTATCGCAATAACTCGGTAGGCTTTGTTTTCCAAAGCTATAATTTGATTTCTCATATCAGTATCGTGGCTAATGTGGAAATGGGGATGACTTTGAGCGGAGTCTCCAAACAGGCCAAACGCCAAAAGGCCTTGGACATTCTGGAAAAAGTCGGACTTAAGGAGCATCTGCATAAAAAACCCAATCAACTGTCCGGGGGACAGATGCAAAGGGTTGCCATAGCACGGGCTCTCGCCAATGATCCGGAAATTCTTTTATGCGATGAACCTACGGGAGCCTTGGATAGCACTACCAGTGTTCAGATTATGGATCTGATCAAAGGAGTATCCAAGGATCGGCTGGTGATTATGGTTACCCACAATCCTCAGTTGGCCAAAACCTACGCAGACCGCATTATCCGCTTTTCCGACGGCAAGATTATTGACGATACTAACCCCTATGGAGCTCCCCCCCAACCCGAGTATTTTCACCTTAAGAAAACGGGAATGAGCTTTTTGACTGCTCTTAACTTATCCTTCCGAAATTTATGGACCAAAAAAGGGCGTACCTTTCTCACTGCTCTTGCTTCCAGTATCGGTATCATCGGGATCGCCGTCATTTTAAGCTTATCCACAGGCTTTCGTTCCGAGATTGATGAATTTCAATTCGATGCCATGGCTGAGTTCCCGATCATTATTTCCCAGGAAACTCAACAGATGAATGCCAACGATCTGAACAATATGACCCTGGAAATCCGGGATCGGATTTATGGTACCCCTGCCGCTTCCACTGCTGATGAAATTGTGATCGTCGATTCCAGTAAAAACGTTATTACTCATAAGAACGATCTTTCTCAAGAGTTTATCGACTACTTAGAGAATGTCTCCCCGGATATTGTGGGCAGTATTGGCTATACCCGGGTGGTCCAGATGAACCTCTTACGGAAGACTGAGGATAAGTACCTTCCCATCACTCTGAGCAATGGACCTCCCTCAGGCAATATGACCTCCTCAAGCTCAGTAGGTTTGTCCTCCTTTCCCAGCGCTGTTTCCGGAAATAATAGTTACCTGGCAGACAATTATGAATTACTGAACGGTGACTATCCCCTGCAACTTACAGACGTGGTCCTGGTATTAAATAATCAAAATCAAATCGAAAAGGGGACCCTGGGGGCTTTAGGGTTTGCAGTAGAAGGAAGTGACCGTATCGCCTTCTCCGCTGTTGTAGGAACAGAGTACAGAGTGATCCATAATAACGACTTCTACACGAAAACTTCCTTCGGAACCTATCTCCCGGCCAATGATTATGAGAAAAACTATACCTCCGAGCAGGGTTTTACCATCAGGATTTCCGGTGTGGTTCGCCCTAAAGCTGGAACCAGTATGTCTATGCTGGCCTCCGGGATCGCTTATGATGATCAGCTGTCCCAAAAAGTTATTGATAACGCTATGGATTCCGATATTGTGATCGCTCAGCGGGATGCTGATTATAATGTTTTATCCAGGGAGAAAATCGACGCAAACACCAAAGAACTTCTGCTCGCTTATTTAGGGGGTGACCCTTCGCCCTAT is a window encoding:
- a CDS encoding ABC transporter ATP-binding protein/permease, which encodes MLELKDIKKTYRVGDIETKALDGINLSFRDKEFVAILGTSGSGKTTCLNMIGGLDHYDSGDLIIKGKSTKAFKEYEWDAYRNNSVGFVFQSYNLISHISIVANVEMGMTLSGVSKQAKRQKALDILEKVGLKEHLHKKPNQLSGGQMQRVAIARALANDPEILLCDEPTGALDSTTSVQIMDLIKGVSKDRLVIMVTHNPQLAKTYADRIIRFSDGKIIDDTNPYGAPPQPEYFHLKKTGMSFLTALNLSFRNLWTKKGRTFLTALASSIGIIGIAVILSLSTGFRSEIDEFQFDAMAEFPIIISQETQQMNANDLNNMTLEIRDRIYGTPAASTADEIVIVDSSKNVITHKNDLSQEFIDYLENVSPDIVGSIGYTRVVQMNLLRKTEDKYLPITLSNGPPSGNMTSSSSVGLSSFPSAVSGNNSYLADNYELLNGDYPLQLTDVVLVLNNQNQIEKGTLGALGFAVEGSDRIAFSAVVGTEYRVIHNNDFYTKTSFGTYLPANDYEKNYTSEQGFTIRISGVVRPKAGTSMSMLASGIAYDDQLSQKVIDNAMDSDIVIAQRDADYNVLSREKIDANTKELLLAYLGGDPSPYMVMVFPKDFDAKDEVINYIEQYNVGKAEEDVITFTDLAGTLSSLTKGIMDGITLVLIAFAAISLVVSMIMISIITYTSVLERTKEIGILKALGARKKDITRVFDAETFILGVFSGVLGVMVAWSCTFPINQAIHESTGLTNASHLRLDHAVLLVILSTVITVLGGHIPARLASQKDAVEALRTE